From a region of the Streptomyces sp. NBC_00193 genome:
- a CDS encoding YafY family protein, whose amino-acid sequence MKSSRLLSILLLLQTRGRMTAAELAGELEVSVRTVYRDAEALAAAGVPLYGDAGHSGGYQLLDGYRTRLTGLAAGEAEALFLTSMPGPAAELGLGRALSTAQLKLRAALPAELRAQADRMRLRFHLDAPGWYAEHEETPYLARVADAVWRGRVVEVRYRRWKAPHEVDRRLAPYGLVLKAGRWYLVAATAADPATATAPDPANANATAPGTPAPAGPPYTYRVDQILAVRETDEECVLPDGFELASHWRRTQAEFHERLYPEEAEVRVSARAAARLTGAQARALAATGTPDPELPGWTRAVLPIESQDHAEAQFLQLGAEAEVLAPPALRRRIGAAAAATAARYGTAARQGRTDRDG is encoded by the coding sequence GTGAAGTCCAGCCGACTGCTCTCGATCCTGCTCCTGCTCCAGACCCGGGGCCGGATGACCGCCGCCGAGCTCGCCGGGGAGCTGGAGGTGTCGGTCCGTACGGTCTACCGCGACGCGGAGGCGCTGGCCGCCGCCGGCGTCCCGCTGTACGGCGACGCCGGACACAGCGGCGGCTACCAGCTCCTCGACGGCTACCGCACCCGTCTGACCGGCCTGGCCGCGGGCGAGGCCGAGGCCCTCTTCCTCACCTCCATGCCCGGACCGGCCGCCGAGCTCGGCCTCGGCCGGGCCCTGTCCACCGCCCAGCTGAAGCTGCGCGCCGCCCTGCCCGCGGAGCTGCGTGCGCAGGCCGACCGGATGCGGCTGCGGTTCCACCTGGACGCGCCCGGCTGGTACGCGGAGCACGAGGAGACCCCGTACCTGGCGCGGGTCGCCGACGCGGTGTGGCGGGGGCGGGTCGTCGAGGTCCGCTACCGGCGCTGGAAGGCACCCCACGAGGTGGACCGGCGACTGGCCCCGTACGGGCTGGTCCTGAAGGCGGGGCGCTGGTACCTGGTCGCGGCCACGGCGGCCGATCCCGCCACGGCCACCGCGCCCGATCCCGCCAACGCCAACGCCACCGCGCCCGGCACACCGGCCCCCGCCGGCCCCCCGTACACCTACCGGGTGGACCAGATCCTCGCGGTGCGCGAGACCGACGAGGAGTGCGTGCTCCCGGACGGCTTCGAGCTGGCCTCCCACTGGCGGCGCACCCAGGCGGAGTTCCACGAGCGGCTGTACCCGGAGGAGGCGGAGGTACGGGTCTCCGCGCGGGCCGCCGCCCGGCTGACCGGCGCCCAGGCCAGGGCCCTGGCCGCCACCGGGACCCCGGACCCCGAACTGCCCGGGTGGACCAGGGCGGTGCTGCCGATCGAGTCCCAGGACCACGCGGAGGCGCAGTTCCTTCAGCTCGGCGCGGAGGCGGAGGTACTGGCCCCACCGGCCCTGCGCCGGCGCATCGGAGCGGCGGCCGCCGCGACGGCGGCGCGCTACGGGACCGCGGCGCGCCAGGGGCGTACGGACAGGGACGGTTGA
- a CDS encoding HAD family hydrolase — protein MFDFSGTLFRVEPTEDWLRAVVADAGIDLPEAELVSLATRLEEAGALPGGASPRRLPARLEPLWRERDLTPEQHRAAYTALTREVPLPSPELADALYERHWTPAAWRPYPDTAATLAALHERGVPVAVVSNIGWDLRPVFRAHGVDRFVDAYVLSFEHGVQKPDPRLFRIACEALGAAPADVLMVGDDAVADTGAAALGCPVRLVEHLPVEQRPDALSTALEPLGLL, from the coding sequence ATGTTCGACTTCTCCGGCACCCTCTTCCGCGTCGAGCCCACCGAGGACTGGCTGCGCGCGGTCGTGGCCGACGCCGGTATCGACCTGCCCGAGGCCGAACTGGTCTCCCTGGCCACCCGGCTCGAAGAGGCGGGCGCCCTGCCCGGCGGCGCCTCGCCGCGGCGGCTGCCGGCCCGGCTGGAGCCGCTGTGGCGGGAGCGCGACCTGACCCCCGAGCAGCACCGGGCCGCCTACACCGCCCTCACCCGCGAGGTGCCGCTGCCCTCCCCGGAGCTGGCCGACGCCCTCTACGAGCGGCACTGGACCCCCGCGGCCTGGCGGCCCTACCCCGACACCGCGGCCACGCTCGCCGCCCTGCACGAACGGGGCGTCCCCGTCGCCGTCGTCAGCAACATCGGCTGGGACCTGCGCCCCGTCTTCCGCGCCCACGGGGTCGACCGGTTCGTCGACGCGTACGTGCTCTCCTTCGAGCACGGAGTCCAGAAGCCCGACCCCCGCCTGTTCCGGATCGCCTGCGAGGCGCTCGGGGCGGCGCCCGCGGACGTGCTCATGGTCGGGGACGACGCCGTCGCGGACACGGGAGCCGCGGCGCTGGGGTGCCCGGTCCGGCTGGTCGAACACCTGCCGGTCGAGCAGCGGCCGGACGCGCTGAGCACGGCGCTCGAGCCGCTCGGGCTCCTCTGA
- a CDS encoding TIGR03084 family metal-binding protein, translating to MPDPSAVENAFAVFADLREEGRDLDSLVGELPAPDWAKPTPAPGWSLAHQIAHLHWTDRASLLALTDATAFAGLVEEALKAPDSFVDAGAEEGAALPPAELLARWREGRTALDGALAAASPDAKFPWYGPPMKAASMASARLMETWAHGQDVADALGVRRVPTARLRHVARIGVRARDYAYAVRGLPAPVGEFRVELTAPGAGAEVWTYGPEDAPQRITGPALDFCLLVTQRAHRADLALTASGPDADRWLDIAQAFAGPAGPGRTPGASR from the coding sequence GTGCCCGATCCGTCCGCTGTCGAGAACGCCTTCGCCGTCTTCGCCGATCTCCGCGAGGAGGGCCGGGACCTCGACTCCCTGGTCGGGGAGTTGCCTGCTCCCGACTGGGCGAAGCCCACGCCCGCACCGGGCTGGAGCCTCGCCCACCAGATCGCCCACCTGCACTGGACCGACCGGGCCTCGCTGCTCGCCCTCACCGACGCCACCGCCTTCGCGGGGCTGGTCGAGGAGGCCCTGAAGGCCCCCGACTCCTTCGTCGACGCGGGCGCCGAGGAGGGCGCCGCGCTGCCCCCGGCCGAGCTGCTCGCCCGCTGGCGCGAGGGTCGCACCGCGCTCGACGGGGCCCTGGCCGCGGCCTCGCCCGACGCCAAGTTCCCCTGGTACGGGCCGCCGATGAAGGCCGCGTCGATGGCGAGCGCCCGCCTGATGGAGACCTGGGCGCACGGCCAGGACGTAGCCGACGCGCTCGGCGTGCGCCGCGTGCCGACGGCCCGGCTGCGGCACGTGGCGCGGATCGGAGTGCGGGCGCGCGACTACGCGTACGCGGTACGGGGACTGCCCGCGCCGGTGGGGGAGTTCCGGGTGGAGCTGACGGCTCCGGGAGCCGGCGCCGAGGTGTGGACGTACGGCCCCGAGGACGCGCCGCAGCGGATCACCGGCCCGGCGCTCGACTTCTGCCTGCTCGTGACCCAGCGCGCCCACCGCGCCGACCTGGCCCTGACGGCGTCCGGCCCCGATGCCGACCGCTGGCTCGACATCGCCCAGGCCTTCGCGGGCCCGGCGGGCCCGGGCCGCACGCCGGGGGCCTCCCGGTGA
- a CDS encoding acyclic terpene utilization AtuA family protein produces MTRRPLLIGNASGFYGDRFDALREMLTDGPLDVLTGDYLAELTMLILGRDRLKNPELGYAKTFLRQLEECLGLAHERGVRLVVNAGGLNPAGLAGAVRVLAAKLSVPVTVAHVEGDDLMSSPTQSPTPYGEGALTANAYLGGAGITACLRAGADVVVTGRVTDAALVSGPAAWWFDWSPQDHDRLAGAVVAGHVLECGTQATGGNYAFFTRHDVSRLGFPLAEISSDGSSVVTKHPGTGGVVSVGTVTAQLLYETQGVRYLGPDVTARLDTVRLTQAGPDRVAVSGTRGEAPPATLKVGVTRIGGWRNEVVFVLTGLDVDAKAALVREQLAALLAPVESVSWTLSRTDHEDAQTEETASALLRLVVRDPSPDRVGRALTSAAIELALASYPGFHVTAPPSPAQPYGVFEATTVPAAEVPHTAVLADGTRLENPAPPAFEERGSGGGAPEGSGRSPVSGRGGVGESPAGPTAPEPQPQAAPTRRVPLGTLVGARSGDKGGDANVGVWAETDPAWEWLRTTLTVDTFKALLPETAPLEVTRHELPNLRSLNFTIARILGDGVASGHRFDPQAKALGEWLRSRHVDIPAALLEPPAAHPAAPAHPAAPAPPAAPAPPAETPAAPSPPPAEIPVPTTAPEGTP; encoded by the coding sequence GTGACCCGGCGCCCCCTGCTGATCGGGAACGCGTCGGGCTTCTACGGGGACCGCTTCGACGCCCTGCGCGAGATGCTGACGGACGGCCCCCTCGACGTGCTGACCGGGGACTACCTGGCCGAACTGACCATGCTGATCCTCGGCCGCGACCGCCTGAAGAACCCGGAACTCGGCTACGCCAAAACCTTCCTGCGCCAGCTGGAGGAGTGCCTGGGCCTCGCCCACGAGCGGGGCGTACGGCTCGTCGTGAACGCGGGCGGCCTGAACCCGGCGGGACTCGCCGGAGCGGTCCGCGTGCTGGCCGCGAAGCTGTCCGTCCCCGTCACGGTCGCGCACGTGGAGGGCGACGACCTGATGTCGTCCCCGACGCAGTCACCGACGCCGTACGGGGAGGGCGCGCTCACCGCGAACGCCTACCTCGGCGGCGCCGGGATCACGGCCTGCCTGCGGGCGGGCGCGGACGTGGTGGTGACCGGCCGGGTCACGGACGCGGCGCTGGTGAGCGGGCCCGCGGCCTGGTGGTTCGACTGGTCGCCGCAGGACCACGACCGGCTGGCGGGGGCGGTGGTGGCGGGCCACGTACTGGAGTGCGGGACGCAGGCCACTGGCGGCAACTACGCCTTCTTCACCCGCCACGACGTGTCCCGGCTGGGCTTCCCGCTGGCGGAGATCTCCTCGGACGGCTCCTCGGTCGTCACGAAGCACCCCGGCACGGGCGGAGTCGTCTCCGTCGGTACGGTCACGGCGCAACTCCTCTACGAAACCCAGGGAGTCCGCTACCTCGGCCCCGACGTGACGGCCCGCCTGGACACGGTCCGGCTGACGCAGGCCGGCCCGGACCGGGTGGCGGTCTCGGGCACCCGGGGGGAAGCCCCGCCCGCGACCCTCAAGGTGGGAGTGACCCGCATCGGGGGCTGGCGCAACGAGGTCGTCTTCGTCCTGACGGGCCTGGACGTGGACGCGAAGGCGGCGCTGGTGCGGGAGCAGCTGGCCGCCCTGCTCGCGCCGGTGGAGTCGGTCTCCTGGACGCTGTCCCGTACCGACCACGAGGACGCGCAGACGGAGGAGACCGCGAGCGCGCTGCTCCGCCTGGTCGTCCGGGACCCGTCCCCCGACCGGGTGGGCCGCGCCCTGACCTCGGCGGCCATCGAACTGGCCCTGGCCAGCTACCCGGGCTTCCACGTCACCGCCCCTCCGTCCCCGGCCCAGCCGTACGGGGTCTTCGAGGCGACCACCGTCCCCGCCGCGGAGGTCCCCCACACGGCGGTCCTCGCGGACGGCACGAGGCTGGAAAATCCAGCCCCTCCGGCGTTTGAGGAGCGGGGGTCCGGGGGCGGAGCCCCCGAGGGGTCCGGGCGGAGCCCGGTTTCGGGAAGGGGCGGGGTGGGGGAAAGCCCCGCAGGGCCCACCGCCCCCGAGCCGCAGCCGCAGGCCGCCCCCACCCGCCGGGTGCCGCTCGGCACCCTCGTCGGGGCCCGCAGCGGCGACAAGGGCGGGGACGCCAACGTCGGGGTGTGGGCCGAGACCGACCCCGCCTGGGAGTGGCTCCGCACCACCCTCACCGTCGACACCTTCAAGGCGCTGCTCCCCGAAACCGCCCCCCTGGAGGTGACCCGCCACGAACTCCCCAACCTCCGCTCCCTCAACTTCACCATCGCCCGGATCCTCGGCGACGGCGTAGCCTCCGGCCACCGCTTCGACCCCCAGGCCAAGGCCCTCGGCGAATGGCTCCGCTCCCGCCACGTGGACATCCCGGCAGCCCTGCTGGAGCCCCCCGCGGCACACCCCGCGGCCCCGGCACACCCCGCGGCCCCGGCACCGCCCGCGGCCCCGGCACCGCCCGCGGAGACGCCCGCAGCCCCGTCGCCGCCGCCCGCGGAGATCCCCGTACCCACCACCGCCCCGGAGGGGACCCCGTGA
- a CDS encoding acyl-CoA carboxylase subunit beta: MTRLKSAVDPLAPEHAQARTAALERLAELDAAHAAALAGGGEKYTARHKDRGKLLARERVELLLDPDTPFLELSPLAAWGSDYPVGASMVTGIGTVEGVACLITANDPTVRGGASNPWTLKKALRANEIARQNRLPCISLVESGGADLPSQKEIFIPGGAIFRDLTRLSADGVPTIAVVFGNSTAGGAYIPGMSDHTIMIKDRSKVFLGGPPLVKMATGEESDDESLGGADMHARTSGLADYYALDEHDAIRQARRVVARLNHRKAQPDPARAEEPLHDPEELLGMVPADLKTPFDPREVIARIVDASDFDEFKPLYGTSLVTGWASLHGYPVGILANAQGVLFSAESQKAAQFIQLANQRDIPLLFLHNTTGYMVGKEYEQGGIIKHGSMMINAVSNSKVPHLSVLIGASYGAGHYGMCGRAYEPRFLFAWPSAKSAVMGPAQLAGVLSIVSRQSAAAKGQPYDEEADAGMRAFVEAQIESESLPMFLSGRLYDDGVIDPRDTRTVLGLCLSAVHNAPVEGARGGFGVFRM, from the coding sequence GTGACCCGCCTCAAGAGCGCCGTCGACCCGCTCGCCCCCGAGCACGCGCAGGCCCGTACCGCCGCCCTGGAACGCCTCGCCGAGCTCGATGCCGCGCACGCCGCGGCCCTCGCCGGCGGCGGCGAGAAGTACACCGCCCGCCACAAGGACCGCGGCAAGCTCCTCGCCCGCGAGCGCGTCGAGCTGCTCCTCGACCCGGACACCCCCTTCCTGGAGCTGTCCCCGCTCGCCGCCTGGGGCAGCGACTACCCGGTCGGCGCCTCGATGGTCACCGGCATCGGCACCGTCGAGGGCGTCGCATGCCTGATCACCGCCAACGACCCCACGGTCCGCGGCGGCGCCTCCAACCCCTGGACGCTCAAGAAGGCCCTGCGGGCCAACGAGATCGCCCGGCAGAACAGGCTCCCCTGCATCAGCCTCGTCGAGTCCGGCGGCGCCGATCTCCCCTCCCAGAAGGAGATCTTCATCCCGGGCGGCGCCATCTTCCGCGACCTCACCCGGCTCTCGGCCGACGGCGTGCCCACCATCGCCGTCGTGTTCGGCAATTCCACCGCCGGAGGCGCGTACATCCCCGGCATGTCCGACCACACCATCATGATCAAGGACCGCTCCAAGGTGTTCCTGGGAGGCCCGCCGCTCGTCAAGATGGCCACCGGCGAGGAGAGCGACGACGAGTCCCTCGGCGGAGCCGACATGCACGCCCGGACCTCCGGCCTCGCCGACTACTACGCCCTCGACGAGCACGACGCCATCCGCCAGGCCCGCCGCGTCGTCGCCCGCCTCAACCACCGCAAGGCCCAGCCCGATCCGGCGCGCGCCGAGGAACCCCTCCACGACCCGGAGGAACTCCTCGGGATGGTCCCCGCCGACCTCAAAACCCCCTTCGACCCCCGCGAGGTCATCGCCCGGATCGTCGACGCCTCCGACTTCGACGAGTTCAAGCCCCTGTACGGCACCAGCCTGGTCACCGGCTGGGCGAGCCTGCACGGCTACCCGGTCGGCATCCTCGCCAACGCCCAAGGGGTGCTGTTCAGCGCGGAATCGCAGAAGGCGGCCCAGTTCATCCAGCTCGCCAACCAGCGCGACATCCCGCTCCTCTTCCTCCACAACACCACCGGCTACATGGTCGGCAAGGAGTACGAGCAGGGCGGCATCATCAAGCACGGCTCGATGATGATCAACGCGGTCTCGAACTCGAAGGTCCCCCACCTCTCCGTCCTGATCGGCGCCAGTTACGGCGCCGGCCACTACGGCATGTGCGGCCGCGCCTACGAGCCCCGCTTCCTCTTCGCCTGGCCCAGCGCCAAGTCCGCCGTCATGGGCCCCGCCCAGCTCGCCGGCGTGCTCTCGATCGTCTCCCGCCAGTCCGCCGCGGCGAAGGGACAGCCCTACGACGAAGAGGCCGACGCCGGCATGCGCGCCTTCGTCGAGGCGCAGATCGAGTCCGAGTCCCTGCCCATGTTCCTGTCGGGACGGCTGTACGACGACGGGGTCATCGACCCGCGCGACACCCGAACCGTCCTCGGCCTGTGCCTGTCGGCCGTCCACAACGCCCCCGTCGAGGGCGCCCGTGGCGGCTTCGGCGTCTTCCGGATGTGA